The DNA segment GGTCGTAGGTGTGGACGCGGCTGCCCAGGACGTCGACCCAGAGCAGGCGTGCGGTGGCCGGGTCCCAGGTCGGGCCCTCGCCCAGCTCGGCCTGGGCCGCGACGGCGACCTCGTAGCCGCTCACGCCGCCTCCCGGTACCCGAGGCGCCCGGAGAGTTCGGCGGCGCCCTGGACGGCGAGCGCCTCCAGCTCGGGACGGCGTTCCTCGCTCCAGCGGACCGTGGGCACCGAGATGGACAGCGCGGCCACCACCCGCCCGGTGCGGTCGCGGACCGGGGCGGCGACGCAGCTCACGTCCGGGTTGGACTCCCGGCGCTCCACCGCGACCCCCCGGCGCCGGATCTCCGCGAGCACGTCGCGCAGTTGCCCCGGGTCGGTGAGGCTGTCCGGGGTCATCGCGGCCAGTTCGGCGCCGTCGGGGACGCGTGCGGCCAGCTCCGGCGCGGGCAGCGAGGCCAGCAGCATCTTGCCGACGGCCGTGCAGTGCGCGGGCAGCCGGCGTCCGGCGGCGGAGACCATGCGGACGGCGTGGGTGGAGTCGACCTTGGCGATGTAGATGACGTCGGTGTCCTCCAGCAGCGCCACATGGACCGTCTCGTCGCAGGTCTCGGCGACGGTACGGGCCACCTCGCCGCCCTCGGCCGCGAGGTCGAGCTGCTCGGCGTACCGGCTGCCGAGCTGGTACGGGCGTACGCCGAGCCGGTACCGGCCGGGCTGTCCTGGTACCGGTACCAGGTAGGAGCGGGCGGCAAGGGTGGTGACCAGCTCGTGCACGGTGGTGCGCGGAAGGCCGAGTCTGCGCACGATGTCCGGCGCGGAGAGGGTGCCGTCCCCGTCGAGGAACAGCTCCAGGATGTCGAAAGCCCGCGTCACGGCGGGCACGAGGCGTCCCACGTCCGGCCTCCTTGCTCTACGGGCACGGTGTCCCGTGTTCGATACCCAGACCGGCGACCGGCGGGGCGAACACAGGCTAGGTCAGCGCGGGTCGCGCGGGCAACGGTCATCCGGGTACCGGGCACCATGGGAGGCATGGCTCGCGACTTCTCCCTGGTGCTGCTGCGCCGCATGGCCGACCACAATCCGGAGCTGGCCGAGGACGCCCGCCGGCGGCTCGGCGCCTCCGCGACCGAGATGCGGGAGGCGAACAAGCGCTGGCAGGCGATGGCCCGTTCTCCCAGGTCACGCCCGGCCGTATCCCGGTACCGGGCGATGCTGGGCGAGCCGGAGTCGGTCGAGCCGCGCCGGGTCGGCGACCTGGAGTGCGAGGCGATGCGGTGGGCGCTGCCGCTCTGGCCGGACCTTCGCTTCGAGCTGCTGACCGGACCGGGCGGAGCGGTCCTCACCGAGTGGCTGGTGCGCGCCCCCGGCGCCCCGGCGCCCGGACTCGGCACGCTGGAGGACCTCACCCCCTGGTCCTGCACCCTGGAGGAGGTGGCCCGCGCCTTCGCCCCGGCCCGCCCGGTCCAGAGCACCGCCCCGACCCGTCAGGCACTGACCTTCACCGCGCCGGACCGGGAC comes from the Streptomyces seoulensis genome and includes:
- a CDS encoding IclR family transcriptional regulator; its protein translation is MGRLVPAVTRAFDILELFLDGDGTLSAPDIVRRLGLPRTTVHELVTTLAARSYLVPVPGQPGRYRLGVRPYQLGSRYAEQLDLAAEGGEVARTVAETCDETVHVALLEDTDVIYIAKVDSTHAVRMVSAAGRRLPAHCTAVGKMLLASLPAPELAARVPDGAELAAMTPDSLTDPGQLRDVLAEIRRRGVAVERRESNPDVSCVAAPVRDRTGRVVAALSISVPTVRWSEERRPELEALAVQGAAELSGRLGYREAA